The sequence CAAAGTCCTTTCGTATTACTGGGATCAGATGCTCTTAGGATATCATGGagaaattctgttgttttatttggaGTTAATTCTTTATGGCTGTACAAAAAAAAGGTTACACCACACAAAGCACTAACAAAAAACTCTTTCTAATGATGTGTCTCTCCCATGCAGTATAGTGCTTTCGGTTACTGGGAAATATTGACAGGTTTAGCAttcattatttcaattattttggggcAAACCTAAATTGATAGTATTACATGAAGTAATTTATAAGTTTGAAATGTGAGTAAACTGAGATGGGGGAATGAAATGATGAGTGGGCCTAGCTGACCACTTAGCATTTGAATCTCAACACAGCTTCTATGAATGTAATAAACTCTCATTAAGTGATACAACTTTGCTTCCTGTGAAAAATGGATCTAGAAAGAAAGCCAACTACTAGTACTAGTAATGAAAGACATCCAAGTAAGTGATGGTTCTTAATTGTAAATGAAAGTTATATATAAACTGTAGAATGTAGTACCTAAGAACTATGATGTGAATAAACCAATTATATCTTCTTCACACTGGGTAAACTACCCAAGCTGAAGATTTCCTAGTAGgacaaaattgaaaaattgaCTACTAACAtctaatagaataaataaaagttactttTAGCATCTGAACTAAGAGCACATgtgtgtgtaaacacacacaGGACAAATTTTTCAGCATTCTTTGAACAATACGATGATTATCCTACCACTAGTAAAAAAAACAGTTGACTTATTTTCAAGTATGTTTCCCAGGGATTAGCAATAGGTTCTCTCAAATTAAGAGTAAAGACACCAGGCCATAAAGTGCCAACTCTTAGCACCAGAGAGACTTAAAACATCAAAAAAGGTGAATGACATTACAAATTAGAGAATCTGCCAATCTACTTCTGTggaattgtattatttttctcaaatggaAACAAATCCAGGTTTATGCCAAATATATTGAAAAAgctaatctctttttaaaatttttaagaattgcAATTTATAatcctatataaaataaaattgctggTTTATAATAAAATGCTCTAAGTTTCAGAGAtatgaaagaacaaaaatgaactgaaaacagTTCATATAAATTGAGGTcccagaaatgaaaattaaaagtagtCTCTTAGAGAAAGGAATGGTGAAACTCAGTGTATTTTAGTGAGTATTTTCACTAACATACCCCAAAACTGTTTCGTGGACAGCCACTTTTGACTGCGAATTCTAAACTGCCACTTGATACATTTAATCAACGTTAAATCAAGTCTGAGGCAAGACACTGAATGGACAATACTCGAATAGAGAGATAATAACTTCCTTCCTCGATAAACAATCTCTAGCCGTCATTCAGAAGTTGAATTATTTGATAGCTTGGGAAGCAGTGTCCATTGAGTTTTCCTTCCTGACCCGAAGAGACTCACTACTGATGGACAATAATTCTCGAAGTTCCTTATTttcaagctggaaaaaaaaagtatatggtcATTTCAGGTATTTTGACTGTCAAATTGCATCAGAACACATTGTTTTGGGCCTGAAACAGAaagcatattattttaattttaaaagttttaaggaaacaaaagaactgAGAATTTCCTAAAattctacttatttattcatttaaaaaacatttactgagtaattTCCACATGCCACGTGTTAGGactacacagaaaaaaacaaggtCCCTCTCCACTTGAGGAATTCACTGCTTGTCAAACTCTTTATAGTTCCCACAAGTTTTAGTATTGTTTCTTCTATCTTTCAAATTCCTAATAATAATTTCACTCTGCTCAATCTTCTCTCCTAGACGTCCTACGGttttggagaaaggaaagaaagggggaaaagaatcACTGGGCACACAGCCAGGTATCACACGCGTGTCTTACATCTATTATCTCACACAATAGGTAGGGTAAGTACCATTGCCTACATCCGTGTTCTCTTTGAGATGAGGACACTGGCCCACAAAAGTCCAAAAACTTGTCCAAACTTAGACAACTTACATGTGGTATTGCTGGGGTCTCAATCCAATGCCCctgttttttccacttaaaatattaagtaaaatttgTCCCACATTtccttaggctgtttccataagTGAGATAAATTAGGGACGGCGTAGACAAGATCATTCTATCATTTTACCTAACTCCTAGCTCCTAATTGGGACCTTGCCACTCCCTTTGATTTCCAAGTAGGGCAGTTTGCACTCTTCATCCTTATTCTCTCTGCAGGAAATTCTGGGAAGCCACAGCATTTTCAGGTTTCACTGAGAGTTAGAGCCCATGGTCATTAAACCTTGTACCATATAAAGTGCTTCCCTCAATACTCTGTATCTCTCTCCTAGCATTTATATACCATTTCATACCAAAATACTACTAGTCTTATTCCTTTCATTAGACTCTGAGCAGGGaccctgtctttttctctctagTATTTCTCAAAGGGCCCATGACAGCATCTTGTAATAAGGAACATTCAAATCATCTattgcaggggtccccaacccccgggcctcTGATGGCTtctggtccacggcctgttaggaaccgggctgcacagcaggaggtgagtggcaggtgagcaagcgaagcttcatctgccactccctatcgctcacattactgcctgaaccatccccccatccccacccccagtctgtggaaaaattgtcttctacgAAActagtccctggtgccaaaaaagttggGGACTGCTGATCTATTGTAATGCTTTTCCTTAACAATTTTATGGGCACACTAACACCCCAGGCCTTTCTTTGTAAATTACTcccatttttaatcaaaatattacagaaaatagcttttaaaaaaaatcaagactatccaataaaaattaattaaaaaaaaatcaagactatAAGACTTATAAAATAGACTGCAGTCCCTTGACTTTGTTTCCCAAAGGCaaccacttttaatatttttatctatttcttttggtatttacttCCATAATTCTACATAATATGCCCGGTACTGCTATTTCCTGATCATGAAGTTTAGACATTGCCTATTTGAGTTCTTTTTATGGCAGATGAGGCACCTTAGCTCACATGTAATCTGTCCCTTCCACTCTCTCTACCCTCTCAATATGATATCTCAATTTCTAGCTAATACACAGTTGGCATTTTCATTGTTTGCTGctgattacatttcctttcttgaaAAGGGTATGGaggatgtattttaattttacatcagACCACAAAGGAAACATCAGTACATAACAGTGATAATACAGTGATGGCGTATCTTCCAGAGTCTGAAATCTCCGTAAAATATTGTGAACCTAAAGTATCAACAATCTTACCTCTAATTGTGCTAGTTTTTCCTGAATCTTACAAAATTGATCATCATCCATTTGAACTGCTTTCCTCATCActtctcccatttcacagattctGTCGATCTGACTCTCAATTTCCTGTGAGgatattaagaataaaaagtcATCTTTTTTACAGATAGGAAGTTCATGAAAACATGTGCATTATGATGTTAAAAGTTCATTTAATCTGTGGTACAGAGGTTACAAAGGAGTTTCACTACAATCTAAGTCCTCAGAGGTAAAGCCATAATAAAGTTATCTTGTGATATTCACAgataatttgttttcaaaagatcAGTTCTAGTCTAACCACCCATTGGACACTGGACACTATCTCTAAATGGCTGTTTAACTTAAATTTGAATACTTTTATTGGCAGGAAGCTTACCATATTCCAAAGTATCTTATTCTATCATTGGACATATCTCTTAGCAAGTTTTTCATAAAAGCTAAACTCTGTCTCCTTCAAGGATCAAGTTTTCTCCTCTGGACCACAGATTATTATCTTGTCCAGATGTAAGCcattcacatatttaaaatatcccTGTGCCCTATGACTTTAGTTAACTGAAGTCATTAAAATGCTTCAAGTGGGATCTAAGATGAAACTTATCTTCCATAAATTCCACTGCAGTAAATAGTGAGGTGTCAATCTATTAATCTAGGATTAAATGATATAGTACCTGTGAATGTACAATGACAACTCTGAGGCACTCTACAAACTTAAGAACAAGTACTCAGTCTCCCAAATTAAATCATAAGCAACCAAAGTATAGAAACTATgccatgtcttttatttttttaaaccatactTCTCTCTCCTAACAACATAGTATGATGCTATGTAGTTCAGTTTAATAAAAGTTTACTGACCCCCTGCTATGTGCCAAGTACTATGTTAGGGATAAAAGATGAATTCATGCTCCTTACAACCAAGGAACTTACAGACCAGTGAAATGTACAATAACTAcccaagtatttactgagcaccttcaACACTAACTGGCATTCTGTTTGGTGGAAGAGCTAACTAAGCATTCATTAACATCTTGAAAAGAGATCTTGGTGAAGGGGGGAGGAACTTTAGTCTTACTCAAATAAAAGGCCCTGAGCAGCCCTTTACCCCCTTCTTTCTATTCATATctttacaaagctatagtaaaacCTACAGCAAATGTGATaaacatgaaaggaaaacaaGCTTACTTTTCTTCAAAAGCAAACACACAATCTAAAACAATTTCAAGATTTCAATTCATTTAGAATGTATTCATCAAAGTTTCTTACTGCAGAGTGAGACTGGTGAGCTTTCAGGACTGGTTCAGCATCCACTGCTTTTTTAGCAACCATTAACTGTAACATCTGTTTCCGGTATTTGCTCATGATGAGTTCCAAAGCATCCTGGTGTTCCTCCAAGGAAACCCATAGCtctatcaaaaaaataaaataacttggcAGTGATGTCTGAGAGGTACGTCCTAAAGCCAAACTCAAACAGTTGGAATTTTATGACACTTCATGTAACATTATGAATCCAAAGTTGTAAATTAGTGTTTAAGTCCACAGAACTCAACAGTTATGGTCTATGTGAAAAATATCTTTCTAGGCAGTGGCAGCATAATCTGGTAGAAACAACATGGGATGTGGCCTCAGAAGACATGAGTTTAAGTTTAGTTCTGTGAGTCACTAGATTACGACTCTTAagcaaatcatttaacctctctgagcctattGCTTATCTGCCTTGTAATAATAAAAACCTTGCTTGTCTACCTCAAAATGAAGATGTGAGAATGTAATGGCATGATACACGTGAAAGCCCTCTGTAAACTGATATACAAATAACTATTCATACTATTATCATTAATAATGTATTCATCAAGCCCAAGAATATACTCCCGAGGATACGATTTACCTCTTCCACCTTGCACAAGGAACATAAAAAAACCTTCAATCTTAGCTTTAATGtttatttcaattaatatttaaacattaaattttaagtCCTTGAGGATATTCTCTTGTTATGCAAGCCTCCATGTTGGGACACCTAATAAACCATGCAATAATTCAACTCTACTAAGCACCTCTTTGATAAGCTGcctttaaataaaaaatcagtAAGACCTTGAAAAGGGTAATGTAACAAACTTTACTGATACTGGGCGAGCACAGGCTAACTTTCCTGTTAAAAGTACTGACTTGGGAGGCGAGAAttctaccactgaaccaccaatgCCCCTCTCTGACTTGGAAATACATACAGAATGTGCGCTTTTGTGAACAGTTTTGCAAGAACTTATGAAATATTACTGCATATGAAAAAATCATAACTACACAAAAAGGCCTGACCAACCTCTGTTTTCCTGCTGCAAGTCTCTAATCTGTGTATTCTCTTGGGACAGCAGAATGTGAGGTTTGTATTTGGACATGTCCTTTATATCGGATGCATCCTCTTGATACTGGACAAACAGAGACAGACTAATCGCGCATTAAAGAGAACAGCCGCAGATGCAACTTAATAGGCAGGAGGCAGAGCTTCAGGGCAGCATCCTCAGCCCCGACCCCGCAGAACGTTCTCACCACCGCCCTCTTGGACCAGGACAAAATTCCAGGCCGAGTGCCCACTCTACCTCACCCTCCACCCCTCAAGTGCCCGGAACCCGAGGGCACGGACCCCTACCCTCTGCCTGACCTGGTCCGGAAGCGCTGTCCCCGCCTCCCGCATAGCGGCCACCCGCCGGTGCAGCGCCGCTGATTGATCCACTAGCGACTCGGCGGCTGCATCGTGCTCCCGCAGCCTCTCCAGTAGAGTCTTAGCGTCTGTCAGAATCTTCTCGATGGTGCAGCTCATAGCGGCCCCAGGACGACAGTCGCAGAACCGCTCACCTGTGCGAAGAAGTTCAGATCTCCCTGAGCCGGTCTCAGCTTTACAGACGTCACTTCCGGGTACGTTTAAAAGGCGCCTCGGTGGTAGCCGCGATATGCGCTTGCGCAGTGGCAGCCTAGGCGGCCGGTGACCCGCTTCAACCGGCGGCTTTCCTGGAGTCTCGCCCAGGGCACAGCCCTGGAAGCCTGCCCTTGCCCCGCCCTTGGTTTCCTGTTTCCACAGCCTGGTGGTCGAGTTGTGTTAAAGCTGGGCTAGTCCGAGTTTCTCCTTTCCCTACTGGTTTTGATTGATGTGGATTGTTATTgtaaccgttttttttttttaatttttttaatattggtaaaatatgcataaaatgtatcatcttaaccattCAATAGTAGTAAGTACTTCAGGTTGTTGTGCAGTCATCGCTACCATTCATCTCcaaaactcttttcatcttgcaaaactgaaactctgcacccattagACTTCCCCTATTCTGCCTTCCTCCCAGCCCTAGGCAGCCActattctaccttctgtctctatgaatttgactactttagttaccccatacaagtggaatcatataatgtgatggcttatttcacttggcataatgtcctcaagtttcacaCAACGTTCTGttcatctattcatctattgatggacccttgggttgcttccacctttaggctgatgtgaataatgctgttatgaacacatGTATAACTATCTGTTTGAATCCCTCTTTTCAATTTTTTCgagtgtatacccagaagtggaattgctggggcatgtggtaattctatttttaaatttttgaggaatgaccatagtgttttccacagtggctgtgccattttacattttcaccagcagtgcacaagggtcccaatttcttcacatccttgtagacacttgctattttctggttgtttttttaatagccaTCTTAATACGTGTGAGATGGAGTCATTATTTTctgcttaccttttttttttctgttttaattcaattattaattgaaaataaatttaaccagaaCAGCAATGACTTGTGCTGTTATATTGGTTTATGAGTTTACCTTGTCAAGCTTGTGTgtcaaactttgttctttttcattaattactTTAATACTGTAAATACTTTTGGAGAGTCTTGTTTCAGGCAGTGTTTAGTGTCTGGGAATACAGCAGAGAATGACACAGGTCTTGGCCCTTAGGgagtttatattcttttctttttaaacatctttattggagtataattgctttacaatggagtgttagtttttgctgtataacaaagtgaatagggagtttacattctaatggGAGAAAGAGTTCATACTCTTATAAGTAATTGAAGGTAATGACATGATTAGGAACATGGTGAAAGGGGCAAGAgtgtcacagcagtgagaggtcagAGAAGGGGGTGCAGGAGGAGAACTGGGCTTTTTACCTTTGTATTCCCAGCAGATTCTGGAAGAAAATCTGCCTACCACACCTCCTATAGATAATACTGCTGGCCCACCTATCCCACAATTGCAGAGTTTGCAAacaatgttttaatatattcttttactAAAACCACAATTCCAAGCAATTAGTGCTCTCCTCCACTTTCCCACACGATTTGAACCACAGTCCCACAGAACATTTACATTACGCAAAGGAGAGGTGCTAAGTATACACAACAGGCAGTGGCCCTTAGGAGAGACAATCTAGTGGAATTCTCTAATTCTCTTTTTGTTACACTCATACAATCTGTTCCTACTGAAATCTGGAAGACGACATTTTAGGTCCATTAGAAAGCCACAAAAGTATGTAATCGACTCTATTGAATTCTACTTCTTATTATGCTATCCTGTGGAATTTTTTTCCGATTACCATTCTATGCTGTGCCTCAGGAGGCCTAGATCCTGTCCTCCCCCCTTTTTCCTAACCTGGGAGGCCAACGTTTACATTAGAAGGTATACTAGTTCTATGGTACCATAACCGTCTCTAACACCTGGTCTATGGAAAGGATTGTATCCAGAATTGCTATCAGTATTGACAGCAATACTGATGTTAAGTGCTTACTCTGTGTCTGTCACTGTTCTAAGGACTTTATAGTAaagttatttaatcctcacaattaccATATAGGTTAGATTTCCTGCAAACAATGTCTTATGCATCAGAGAGCTTTAGTATTATCTATCTAGCTCAAACGTTTCTTTCCAGATATTGACCACTTTCCCTAAGTCAGCTTTTGATTACACAGGTCCATAATTCCTTATTCAAAACCTTGGGACATGATGTGTTCTGAGATTCAGAAAATGTAATACTTTAGAAAGGTAATAAGATCCAtatactgtatattatatatactccTGGCAGGGTCTGAATGAATTATGTGCATCTTTTGCACAtatattgcatttttaataaaactgaCTGCCTAGAGTTAATAGTATTCTTCATATTTCCAGTCTTAGGCTGCTCTGTGACAGAATataattactatttttctttaGGAGTGTGCATGTTTTTGgtataaatatttgcttataatAGATTGGGAGGATAGTCCACAAGAGGAGCATGAAGGTCTGAAATTCTTTTCACTATAACCTGGAGGAAAGTGTGTGAAAAGGAACTGGACTGGATCTTACATGAAGTGTCGAAATAGGATAGTGCACCACACATGGGCCTAGTTAAGGCTGAGTGAGTCAGACTTTGGAAACTGCGCTGTCAACTATTATGGATTGGCTTCCTGGAGCCAGGGTCCATATCATACTTTGCATGGTGGGAAATAGGAGATCTTTCCTGAATTCAGTGCTTGTTCCCACTATCAGTCATCCTTGAGGAGAAAATGTGGCCCCTACCTAGAGGCCAGCTTTTTCTCTGGCTGGGTCTGAGAAAGAGAGCGAAAGCCCATGGCttggaaaggaaaagataatgcTAAAGTGACTCCTGATTTTGGGAGGAGAGCTGCCATTCTACAACACCATGACCAGCTGGAGGATAAGGAGAGAGCTCACTGGTAGAGAACCCTCAGGGATAAAGTATTGCCAGTAGATTCTAGGGCAATGATAATTAAAATTTTGGTTTAAATGATCATCTTTCCTCGTGTTGTAGTCCCTTTTATATTTGAGCCAGCAGTTAAGTTTATAAATACTAAAGCCTCAGGTTAGCTGTACTTAGGGATTTTAGGTAGGTGCTTAAGTCTACACTTGGGGCAAAGCTTTAGCGAGATAATCCTGGTAGGATGTTGAAATGATTTTGAGATAGCATGAAGAGATCTTGTGAGGAACACAGggaagtagactgaagtaagagaTGGCAAGAAACAATAATATATTTGTGGAACATGTAAGCATTTCCCAAGGAATCTTAGAAATACTTAGGGAGTGGACAGAACTCCCTGAGGTCACATAGGATGGGGGCTTAGGCTATGTTAGCTGGACATTAAAGATAAAGGTGATCACCTCAATTCTGGAGAACTTGGGGAGAATTTGAAGGTTATACTTGTAACCCAAGGAACCTTGACTAAAGCTTACCAGGATATGTTAGGACCTTTTTAGAGGGCAGAAATCTGGGGCAATCCTGGCTTTGTCAGTCTTCACAGGGTAGGTCTGACTGTGGGGAGTGAGAAGCTTCACCTAATGCTACACCTTTAAGTCCGTCTGGCATACGTGATAATGTTAGCTGGAGACAGTCTGGTGCTGTTTGTGTCTAAGTATTAAACTTCGTTTCCTCTCCAACCCTATTTCTATCTGACTCTGATTCTTGGCTTCACTTCTTGTTTACAGTTCTGCTCCTACTCATTGGACTGTCATCAGTATTTGGTCTTCCCTGTTGGACTCTTGGCCCTTCCTTAAGGATTTGGATCAGAGCCACCTTAGTTTTTCAGGCCTCAAAAATCAAGCTTTGTTTTGGGGTGATGAGAGtgctctaaaattagattgtggtgatggttgcagtactctgtgaatatactaaaaaccattgacaTGTACACTGTAAATACATGAATTTTATggcatatgaataaataaatatgtgaataaagCTGTTAACAATCAAGTTCTGGATCACTGGCTagtcacaataaaaataatagtaacttaTATTTCTAGAACATTCACTATGTGCAGTGAAATGATCTTAaggctttattcataattctcacaacaaccttatgaggtaggtattatcacTACCCCTACTTTAACAGAGAAGGAACATGTAATTTTCTCTAGGTCATACTGCTTATGTGTTCCAGAGCCAAGGTAAGAGTTGGGAGTCTGATTTCAGAATCAGTACTCTTTACCACTACACTGTAGTGTGGTGTTAGGGCAGGGTGGGAGTTAAGTATGTTCGTTTTTCTCATTAAAGAAGGAGGTAAAATCAGGTGCTGAGAATGGTAGTAGGGGTGGTTATTAAATGGTGCAAGGGTTTGGAATAAAGTAATTACTGAAGT comes from Delphinus delphis chromosome 1, mDelDel1.2, whole genome shotgun sequence and encodes:
- the SIKE1 gene encoding suppressor of IKBKE 1 isoform X1; this encodes MSCTIEKILTDAKTLLERLREHDAAAESLVDQSAALHRRVAAMREAGTALPDQYQEDASDIKDMSKYKPHILLSQENTQIRDLQQENRELWVSLEEHQDALELIMSKYRKQMLQLMVAKKAVDAEPVLKAHQSHSAEIESQIDRICEMGEVMRKAVQMDDDQFCKIQEKLAQLELENKELRELLSISSESLRVRKENSMDTASQAIK
- the SIKE1 gene encoding suppressor of IKBKE 1 isoform X2; the protein is MSCTIEKILTDAKTLLERLREHDAAAESLVDQSAALHRRVAAMREAGTALPDQYQEDASDIKDMSKYKPHILLSQENTQIRDLQQENRELWVSLEEHQDALELIMSKYRKQMLQLMVAKKAVDAEPVLKAHQSHSAEIESQIDRICEMGEVMRKAVQMDDDQFCKIQEKLAQLEDV